AAGTCGTTGCGCCCCAACGATCCCCGACACCGACCCCAACAGGCCCGGCGTGCCTAACGCTATTGCTGATGGATCGTCTTCAGCTCCACGACCTTCAGCCGCCGCGTGACCGTGGGCAGCTTCAGCACCACCAGGTCCCCCACGCCCTTGCCGACGAGCGCGCGCCCGATCGGGGAGCCCATGCTGACGTGTCCCTCCTGGAACTCGACGGCATCGCCGAACACGAGGCTGTAGGTCTCGCGCGCGCTCGTCCGCTCGTCCTCGACGACGACGACCGAGCCGAGGCCCACCTTGTCTTCCGGGATCTGCGACGGGTCGATCGACGAGAGCTTGCTGAGCCGCTGCGTCAGGTGACCGAGTCGCGCCTGCACGAACTGCTGGCGCTCGAGCGCGGCCTTGTACTCGCTGTTCTCGCGCAGGTCGCCGTGCTCGACGGCTTTCCGGATCTCCTGCGGGAGCGTGACGTTCAGCTCGTGCCGGAGCCGGTCGACTTCCTCGCTCAGCGTTCGCTTCAGTTCCTCGATCATCGTCCTGAGGCCTGGGACAACAAAAGGGAGCGCCCGACCCATCCGAGGCCGGGCGCCTTCCCGACTTCAATCTAAGGGCAAGAGGGCAAGAGGGCAGGAGGGCAGGAGCTATCGTCTCTCTTGCCCTCCTGCCCTCTTGCCCTCCTGCCCTCTTGCCCTCCTGCCCTCGCCCGTCAGGCGCGCGACTGCGCCGTGATGATCTGCGCGTGATACGCCTGCACCACCGCGTCCACCGCCTCGCGCGGGTCGTCGGTGAGGACCATGAGATCGATGTCGCCGGGGGAGATCTTCCCCTCGCTCAGCACCCGCGTCTGCAGCCAGCGGATGAGCCCCGCCCAGTAGTGGCGGCCGAACAGCACGACCGGGAACTGGTAGATCTTCCCCGTCTGGATCAGCGTCACCGCCTCGAACAGCTCGTCGAGCGTGCCGAAGCCGCCGGGGAAGATGATGAACGCCACGGAGTACTTGATGAACATCGTCTTCCGCACGAAGAAGTAGCGGAAGTTGACGAGCGTATCGACGTACGGGTTGGCGCCCTGCTCGAACGGCAGCTCGATGTTGCACCCCACGGAGCGGCCGCCGGCGAGCTTCGCGCCCTTGTTCGCCGCCTCCATGATCCCCGGCCCGGCGCCCGTGACGACGGTGAACCCCGCGTCGGCGAGCAGGCGGCCCACCTCCACGGCGGCCTCGTACTGCGGGTCGTCGGGACCGGTGCGGGCCGAGCCGAACACGGTGACGCCGCGCTCCACCGACGAGAGCGTGTCGAAGCCCTCGATGAACTCGCCCATGATGCGCATCACCCGCCACGGGTCAGTGCGCGTGAAGTCGGCGGGGCCGGCGATGCCCTGGACGCTCGGCGTGGCGAGGAGCTTCTCGTCTTCGGTGACGTAGCTCGGGTAGTCGCGGATCGACTCGTCGACGACGCGCGAAGCGCCCTTCTGCCGTCCGGCGGTCTCCTCCGTCGGCGGCGTGCGGCCGGCGGCGCGGTGCCCCTGCTCGGTGCGCTCCTTCACCCCCTCCAGCGCCTGCGACTCGACGGCGGCGCGGCGGTCGGGATCCATCTTCTTGCCGGAGGCGGAGCGGGGCGCGCGCTGGGCGCCCTGGGCGCGCGGCTTCCGGCCGTTCGTGCTGCTGGTCTTCGCTTTCTTCATCGGTTCGGATGGGAGTTCGGATACGTGCGGCGCCGCACTTCTCGGGCCCGGGCGTTGCGTACGGTGTCGTACGTGTTCTTCCACTCCTGGGCCGACGTCGCTCGCACCGTCGTGGCCACCGCGGTGACGTTCGCGCTCGTCGTCGTGATCCTGCGTGTGGTCGGCGCGCAGGCCATCGCGCAGATGTCGGGCTACGACATGGTCGCCACGGTCACGTTCGGGTCCATTGTGGCCACCGTGGCGGTGACGCGCGGCGTCTCCGTCGCCGCCGGGATCGCGGCGCTCGTGACGCTCATCGCGCTCCAGGAGCTCATGCGCTACGCGCAGTCGCGGTGGCTGCCGGCGCACCACGCGGTGCGCGAGCCGCCGCTCGTCGTGCTCTGGGAGGGGCAGCTGCTCGAGGACCGGCTGCGCGCGCGCCGGATCAGCGGCGACGAGGTGCGTGCGGCGGTACGGAAGATGGGCCTCGCGTCGCTCGCCGACGTGCGGGCGGTGGTGCTCGAGAACGACGGCGAGTGGTCGGTGGTTCCCCGCTCCGCGCCGCCCGGCGACGACTCGGCGTTCTTCGGGCTGCCGATCCCCGGGTGGCCGGGCAACAGTCGCTCCGACGAGGGGGACCAGGCGATTCCTACCGACCCGCGGCGGTTGCCTTAGGATTCCGGGGTGTCCACCGCCGAAGCCGCCGCACCGCTCGTCATCATCCTCGTCGCCGACGGCGCGCGACCGGACTCGCTCGCCGCCGCGCTCGACGCGGGCGCCGCACCGGCCCTCGCCCGGCTGCGCGACGAGGGCGCGCTGCACACGGTGTCGAGCGTGTTCCCGTCGGTCACGGGGCCGGCGTACGCGCCGTTCCTGCTCGGCCGCTTTCCCGGCCCCGTCGGGCTGCCGGCGCTCCGCTGGTACGACCGCGAGCGCACGCGCCGCACCGCGCCGGACCACGCGCGCAGCTACGTCGGCGCCGAGATGCGCCACGTCGACACGGATCTCGACCCCGCCGCGCCGACGCTGTTCGAGCTCGCGCCGACGTCGCTCGGCGCGCTGAACGTCATCGGGCGCGGGCTCCCGCGCGCGAACCGGCTCGGTCGCGGCGGACGGTTCGCGCTCCGCGCCGCGCGCACGCACTTCCGCGGCGACGTCGCCGGGTGGCTGTCGATCGACCGCGACGTCGGCGCGCAGGTGGCGGAGCGGGTGCGCCGCGCGGCGGCGAGCGAGCGGCCGCGGGTCGTGTTCTGCGCGCTCACCGGCATCGACAAGACGTCGCACGCCCGCGGCCACGACGCGCCGCTCGTGCGCCAGGCGCTCGGCATCGTCGACGAGACGGCGGCGGAGCTGCGCGCGGACGCGGAGCGCGGCGGATGGTGGGGCGGCACGCACCTGTGGATCGTGAGCGACCACGGGCACTCGCCGGTGCGCGCACACGACGATCTCGCGGGTGCGTTCCGCGCGCTGGGCCACCGCACGATGGCGCACCCGTTCACGTGGGTGCCGGGCGCCGACGTCGCCGTGATGGTGAGCGGCAACGCGATGGCCCACGTGTACGTGGAGCTGGAGCGCCGCACGCGGCCGTGGTGGCCCGGGCTCGCCGCGCGGTGGGACGAGACCGCGGACGCGCTGCTGCGCCGCCCGTCGGTGGATCTGCTGCTGCTGCCGCACGCGGCCGACCGGTGCGAGGTCCGCGCGGCGGGCCGCGGCTCCGCGATGGTGGAGCGCACGGCGGGACCCGACGGTGCGTGGCGCTACGCCTACTGCCCCATCGACGGCGACCCGCTCGGCCTCGGCGGCGCGCGCCGGTGCCTAACGGACGCCGCGGCGCTGGAGGCGTGCGGCGACACCGACTACCCGGACGCGCTCGTGCAGATCACCCACCTCGCCGGCGCGGCCCGGTCGGGAGACGTCATCGTCTCCGCGGCGCGCGACTGGGATCTGCGCGCGCGATGGGAGCCGATCCCGCACGTGTCGTCGCACGGCGCGCTGCACCGCGAGCACATGCTCGTGCCGCTCCTGCTGAACCGCCCGCCGGCGACGACGCCGCGCCGCACGGCGGACGTGATGCCGAGCGCGCTCGCGGCGCTGGGGCTTCCGGTGCCGGCGGGACTCGACGGCACCAGCTACGTCGCGCCGCGTTAGGCGCCGGCCGCGTTAGGCGCCGGCCGCGTTAGGCGCCGGCCGCGTCAGGCGCCGAAGCCCGGCTCGCTCTTCAGCACCTCGCGTGCGACGTGCACCATCGGCACCGAGCGGTCCTGGCTGGAGCGCTGCATGATGCGATAGGCCTCGGCCTCGGTGCACTTGGTGCGCCGCTGCAGCACGCCCTTCGCGCGCTCGATGACCTTGCGCTCCTCGAGCTCCTGCCGCGCGCGATCGGCGTCGCGCCGCGCGGCGTTCAGCGCCTGCGCCTTCGCGACCGCGAGCCGCAGCGCCGAGTCGAGCGTCTTCTTCGGCGTCGGCTTGGCGAGGATGGAGATCGCCGCGGTCTCGACCACGTCCTGGTCGCTGAGCCGCAGCGTGTGGTCCCCGGTGAACAGCAGCACCGCCGTGGCGGGGAGCATGGCCGCGATCTCCTTCGCCGCGTCGATGCCCGAGCCGTCGGGCATGTGCACGTCGAGGAGCACGACGTCGGGGGACGCCGCCTGTGCGAGCACGACGGCGTCGCGCCCCGTCCCGACTTCGGCCACGATCTCGTGGCCGAGCGAGGAGAGCATGGTGACGAGGAGCGCGCGTCCCTCTCCGTCATCGTCAGCCACCAGTACGCGAACCCGGGCTGCCGCTGCAGTCATGAAGATCGTGATTCGAACCGGTGGGGGCGCCCTCGCACGCGGCATCGTCGCCGCGCTGCCGACGCTGGGATTCCATCGACTGGACCGAGCCGCCCGACACCGTGTTATGACGCGCAGTCGTTTAATACGGGGCGGACTCGGCGGCGTCAACTGTGCGACCAACTGTGACAGACACTGTGGCAATCTAGACGGCCCGGCCGGGCGCGTTTCTCACTTCCACCCCGGCACCGGCGGCGATGCGGCCGGTCGGTCCGCTGGCGCACCGAAGCGCCGCTGACGCGTCATCTCGCCGCTGATCAACCGCACGCCGCGCTGGTACGTGAAGTACGCGTACCCCCACTGCAGCAGCACGCTCACGCGATTGCGGAAGCCGACGAGATACAGCAGGTGCACGAACAGCCAGAACCACCACGCGAGCCACCCCTTCAGCTCGAGCTTGCCGAAGCGCGCGACGGCTCGATGCCGACCGATCGTCGCGAGGTCGCCCTTGTTGAAGTAGCGGAACGGCGCGCGCGGCTCGCCGCGAAGCGTGGCGACGATCTGCTTCGCGGCGTGCGCGCCCATCTGGTTCGCGGCGGGCGCGACGCCGGGCACCGGCGCGCCGCGGTCGACGTACGCGGCGAGATCGCCGACGGCGAACACCTCGGGGTGTCCCGGGATGGAGAGATCGGGATCGACGTGCACGCGCCCCGCGCGATCGACCGGCGCGCCGAGCATGCGACCGAGCGGCGACGCGGCGTTCCCCGCCGCCCAGAACACCGTGCGCGTCGCGATGTGCTCGTCGCCGATGTACACGCCGTCCGGCTCGACGCGCGTGACGACGGAGCCGAGCCGCACCTCGACGCCGAGTCCCTCGAGATCGCGCTTCGCGCGCGCGGAGAGCGATTCGGGAAACGCCGCGAGCAGCCGCGGGCCGCCCTCGATCAGGATGACGCGCGTGCGCGACGCGTCGATGCGACGGAAGTCCTTGCAGAAGCCACGCGCCGTGTCGGGGATCATGCCGACGAGCTCCACGCCCGTCGGCCCGCCGCCGACGATGACGAACGTCTGGTACTGCAGACGCACGGCCGGATCGTCGGCCTTCTCCGCCAGCTCGAACGACATGAGAAAGCGCCGACGCATCTCGTACGCGTCGGCGATGCTCTTCAGCCCCGGCGCCGTATCCTCCCAGTCGTCGTGGCCGAAGTACGAGTGGCGCGCGCCCGCGGCGACGATGAGATAGTCGTATGGCAGCTCGCGCCGCTCGTCGTCGAGATACACGATGCGCCGCTCGACGTCGATCTCGCGCGCCTCCGCCATGAGCACGAGCGCGTTGCGCTGCCTGCGCAGCACCCATCGGATCGGCACGGTGATGTCGCTCGGCGCGAGCACCGCGGTGGCCACCTGATAGAGCAGCGGCTGGAACAGGTGGTGGTTCACGCGGTCGACGATCGTGACGTCGACGTCGGCGTGCTTCAGCGCGCGCGCCGCGGTGAGCCCGCCGAAGCCGCCGCCGACGATCACGACGTGCGGGCGTCCGGTCCGTCCCGCGATCGGTCGCGACACCACGCCGGAGGTGCTCGTCGTCTGCGCGACGCTGGCGTTGGGCACGCCGGTGCTCTGCGTGTCGGCGGGCGTCGCGGACGGCGCACGTTCGGTCGTTCGAGGATCGGTCACACGTGCACCGTCGCGCAAGAAGCGTGACCGGTCACGCGTCCGGCGGCTCCGATGTGTCGGGCACGAGCGGCACGCACGCGGCGACGAGCCGCACGCCGACGCGCGCGCCCTCGGGAACCGCGCGCTCGGCCGTCTCCAGCTCGGCCACGTGCACGTCGTCGAGGCGCACGCGACAGACCGTCACGCCCGCGGCGAAGCGGCGCGCGACGACCTCGCCGGGCCACGCGCTCGCGTCGTCGACCGGAGCGAGCGCGAGCGCCTCGGGACGCAGCACGGCGAGCCAACCGCGGCCCGCGCCGTCGCCGTCGGCCGGCGCGATGCCGACGGCGCGCTGCGTCACGCCGCGCACGGTGAGGTGCACGCCGTCGCCGTCGCGTCGCGCGGGCAGCAGCGCGGCGCGCCCGATGAACTCCGCCACGCCGCGCGACGCGGGGTGGTCGTACAGCGCCTCCGGCGTGCCGATCTGCAGCAGCCGGCCGCGGCGGAGCAGCGCCACGCGATCGGCGATCGCGAACGCGTCGTCCTGGTCGTGCGTGACGCAGAGCGCGGTGACGTGCGAGCGCTGCAGCATCGCGCGCAGCTCGTCGCGCATCGCGATGCGCAGCGCGGGATCGAGGCTCGACAGCGGCTCGTCGAGCAGCAGCACGCGCGGCTCGATGACGAGCGCGCGCGCGAGCGCGACGCGCTGCTGCTCGCCGCCGGAGAGCGCGTGCACGGGACGCGCGCCGGTGCCGCCGAGGCCCACGCCGTCGAGCGCACGCGCGGCGCGCGCGCTCCGCTCCGCCGCCGGCACGCCGCGCGGCGCGAGCCCGAACGCGACGTTCTCCTCCACGGAGAGATGCGGGAACAGCGCGTGATGCTGGAACACCATCCCGGCGCCGCGCCGCTCCGGCGGCAGCGCGGTGACGTCGGCGCCGTCGAGCAGCACCGCGCCGGCGTCGGGCCGCTCGTATCCGGCGACGATGCGCAGCGCGGTCGTCTTCCCCGCGCCCGACTCGCCGAGCAGCGCCACGAGCTCGCCTGGTCGCACGTCGAGCGACAGCCCGTCGAGCGCGGGGCGGACGGCGGCGGGATAACGGCGGGTGAGCGCCTGAAGAACGAGGCTCGCGGCGGGCAATCCGGGCGGGGTGTCGGGCTGGCGGTCACCGGAGTATCGCCGGCACGACGACCTACTGCCTAGGCCCCACCACGCTTCGAGCCCCGAGAAGATTCACGAGCAGCCGCGCCGCGCCCGGCACGCCCGCGGCGAGCTGCCGCTGCAGCGACAGCGTGGTGTACACGTACGTCCCCCGCCCGTACGGCGCGACGAGCAGCGCGCCGCGCGTCGGCGACTCGCCCGGATCGCCCACCTCGAGCGGCGCGCGCCAGCGCGGGTCGAACGAGGCGGGGACGAACGCGGCACGGTCCTGCACCCAGTCCTCGAAGTCGCGGTCGACGATCCTGTTCGGTGCCGCGAGCACGCGTGCGGCGGCGTCGAGCACGCGCACCGGCGACGCTTCGTCGGTGACGAGCCGCGGCGGTCGGCCGAGCGCGATCGGGAACGGCAGCACACCCGGCTGCTCCATCGCGGCCTGTCCCTGCTGCACGACGACCGTGCCGCCGCGCCGCGCGTAGTCGAGCAGCCGCGTGTTCGCCGACAGCAGCACGGGTGCCGTGTCGTACGCGCGCGGCGCGATGACGATGGCCGAGAACAGCGACAGGTCGCCGGTCGGCATCGCGAGCTGGCTCGGGTCGAGCTGGGTGACGGGAATGCCGAGCTGCGAGAGGAGCAGCGGCACGCCGTCGTTCACCGACGAGACGTAGCCGACGTACGGGCGCGCGGGGAGCGCGACGTCCATCGCGACGACGTTCGACCACGCGGGGAAGTAGAGCCGCTGCGGCGGCATGACGTCGGCCGTCACGATGCCGGCGCCCCACCCGAACTTGTCGAGCCCCGACGCGGCGCTGGCCTTCAGCACGAATCGACCGGCGCGCGGCGTGCCGCTGATCACGAACGGCACCACCGCCGTTGCCCCCGGCGACAGCGCGACGCGGCGCGTGACCGAGTCGACGCGCAGGCCGGGCGGCGCCTCGAGCGTGACGTCGACGTCGCGCGGCGTGGCGTACCCCGACGTGACCGTTAGGCGCACGGGACGCGCGAGCGGCACGCCGGCGCGCGCGAGCTCCACCGCGTGGTCGAAGCGCACGACGAGCCCCGGTACCGCGGCCACCGGACGCTCGGCCACGCGCGACGGCTCGGGCGAGCGATAGACGATGGGCGTGTACAGCGAGAAGTCGGTGCCGGCGACGTTGAGCCGCATCATCACGCGCAGCGCGCCGGCCTCGGTCGACTCCTGCATCTCGCGCTCGCTGCGGCCGTCGACGTTGAAGCTGTAGAGATCTCCTTCCCGCCCCGCGAAACGCCACCACGGCTGCGTCACGCTGCGCACGACGTCGGCGACCGAGTCGCGCCAGACACTGTCCGGCTGCAGCATCACCTCGGGGACGACGCGCCCCTTCGCGCCGCCGGCCATGATCGCGAGGTCGACGCGCACGGGCCACCGCCCGCGGTCGTACGCGGCGACGCGCACGCGCAGCGTGTCGCTCGAGTCGGCGACGGTCGCGTGGGCGACGGTCTCGCGCTCCGCCGTCGCCTCGATGGCCACTCCACTGGCGAGGACGAGCGCGTCGTGCGCGCGCCGCCACACGTCCTCCAGCGAGCGCGCGACGTCGGGATCGTACACCGCGCCCCCCGACGTCACGCCGGCGAGCGCCGCGGCGCGCGCGGCGAGCTTCGTGAGCAGCGCGAGCGGCACGACGGCGCGCGACGGGTCCTCGGGGCGGTACGCGGCGCGGACCGCGGCGATCGCCGGCGCGAGCGAGTCCATCGCCGCGGTCATCGCCGCGCTCCCCGCGGGACGGCGGAGCCGCGCGAGCGTGGTGTCGACGCCGGCGAAGAAGGTGCGTGCGCCCTTCGCCGCGGCGACGGTGTCGACCTCGCCCGTGTCGCCGGAGTCGCGCGACGCGACGAGGCGCAGCGCGATCCACGACGCGCCTAACGGTCCGCGCGCGGCGCCCCCCTGCGTGCGATGCCGCGCCCGCGCCTCCGCGGCGACCTCCGCGTACGTGCGGCCGAGGAGCGGCGAGAACTCGCCCGCGTCGAGCCGCACGGTGCCGGCGGAGTCGGGCTCGCCGGGGCGCACGACGCGATACAGCGCGTGCGCGGCCCACGTGCGCCCGCCCGACTGCTTGCCCTCCGCGGCGCGCGCGAACGCCTCGCGCGCGAGCCGTCCCGCCTCCTGGTGCTGCCCGTTGCCGTCGAGCGGCGAGCCGTCGTAGAGCGTGACGATGACGTGCGGTCGGAACGCGCGCACGATCTTCACGACGTCGTCGAGCAGCGCGTCGGTGCCCTCCAGCGCGCCCCAGTGCGCGCGCGCGTCGTCGCCGCTCTTGGACGGCCCGAAGTCGTAGGCGCGCGTGAAGTACTGCTCGGCGCCGTCGACGTCGCGCGCGGCGAGCGTCTCGGCCGTGCGCACGACGCCGAGCGCCTCACCGGTCTCGCCGCCGACGAGGTTGAGCCCTCCCTCGCCGCGAGTCAGCGACAGGTACGCGACGCGCACGTGGCGGCCGCGCGCGAGGAACGCGAGCAGCGGCGTGTCGTCGTCGTCCGGGTGCGCGCCGATGACGAGGACGCGGGCGCTCGTGCCGAGCCCCTCGACGAGGGAGCCTAACGCGGCGGCGCCGCGGTCCTGGGCGAGCGCCGGTGCGGCGACGAGGACCGCCGCGAGCAGGAAGCGGTAGCGCATGCGCGAAGATGACGCGCGGGGCTCACGCTGTCAACTATCACGATAGTAGGACAGCGCCGGCGGTTCAGCGCCGCCGTTCAGCGCCGCCGCTTCAGCGCCGTCGTTCCAGCGCCGCCGTTGGAGGCCTTCGCTCCGAGCAGATTCACGAACAGCCGCGCCGCCCCCGGGTTCCCGTTCGGCAGCTGCCGGAAGAGCGACAGCGTCGTGTAGACGTACGTCCCCCGTCCGTACGGCGCGACGAGCAGCGCGCCGCGGCTCGGCGGCTCGCCGGGGTCGGCCATCGACAGCGGCGCCTTGTAGGTCGAGTCGTAGCTGCGCGGCAGGTAGCGCGCGCGCTCCTGCACCCAGCCCTGCCAGTCGGTCGCGTCGATGCGGTTCGGCGACGCGAGCACGCTCGTCGTGGAGTCCACCACCGTCACCGGCGCGTCGGGGTGCGTCACGCGCTGCGTCGGCTGCGCGACGACGATCGGGAACGGCATCACGCCGGGACGCTGCATCTCCGCCTGTCCACCCTGCACGACGAGCGTCCCGCCGTTGCGCACCCACGTGAACAGCCACGGGTTCTGCGCGAGCAGCGCATCGCTCGCCTCATACGCGCGCTGGCCGATGACGATCGCCGTGAACTTCGAGAGGTCCGTCGACGCGATCGCCGCCGGGTCGAGCATCGTCACCGGCAGCCCGAGCTCGGCGAGCATCGGCGCGACGTTGTCGCCGACGCCCTGCACGTACGCGATGCTCGCCTTCGGCGGCAGCGTCACGCCAACGGACGACAGCCGCGTCTCCGCGACGCGGTACAGGCGCTGCGGGCGGATGTGGTCGTAGTCGACGAGCTGATAGCCGTTCGTGAACCGCTCGCCGTTCGACTCGGCCACGGCGCGGATGGCGTGCGTGCCGGCGGCGATCGTGCCGCGGATGTGGAACGCGACGTCGGCCTGCGCGTCGTAGCGCGGCAGCGTGACGCGGCGCGCCGCCGAGTCGGCGGCCAGACCGTTAGGCAGCTCCAGGCGCACCGTGACGTCGCGCGGCGCCGTGCTGGCCGAGCGCAGCCGCACGTGCACGTCGCGCGCGAACGGCACGCCGGCGCGCGCGTACTCCACCGCGTTGTCGAGCGTGACCGACACCGCCGGCGCGCCGACGAGCGGGCGCCGCACGTCGCCGCGCACGGCGTCCGCGTAGCGGTACACGATCGGCGCGAGCAGCGTCGCCTGGGCGCCGCCCACGGTCACGTCCACGCGCTCGGTCGGCGGGCGCGAGGCGACCTCCTCGCCGCGCACGTCGACCGGCACGGTGAACATGTCGCCGTCGCGCGGGCGGGCGAGCCACCACGCGCCACCCGTGGTCGGCGCCGCCACGCGCCGCCGGAACACCGCCGCGCTGTCGGGCGCGATCGTCGCCGAGGAGTCGCCGACGCGCACCTGCACGGGCAGCGTGCCGCGGTCGTACACGGTCACGGTGACCGGCATCGTGTCGCCGAACGCGACGACCTCGCGCGGCGCCTCGGCGTCCACGGCCACGCCGGCGGCGAGCAGGAGCGCGTCGTTCACCCGACGTCCGACGAGCCGCGCGCGCGGATCGTTCGTGCCCGCGCACACCGCGACGAGCCGCTGCGCGCGCACGAGCGGCGCGACGAGCGTCTCGGGATGGAACGCATCGAACGCCCGGCGCGCGTCGCGGATCGCGGCGGTCAGGGAGTCGCCGATCGAGGCCGTGCCGGTGCACGCGGCCACCGCGCCGGCCGCCGTCGTGTCGACGCCGTCGAACAGGTCGCGCTCGCGCTCCGCGGGCGTGCCCGCGTTCACGCGCGACGCCTCGCGCCGCAGCGACACGATCGACGGGCCCTTTCGCTCGAGCCCTCCCTGCCCCTGCGACTTGTGCTGGCTGCGGCTCTCGGCCGCGATCTCGGCGTACGACCTGCCTAACAGCGGGTCGTAGCGCCCCGCGTCGTAGCGCAGCGTGGCGCCCTGGTTGCCGCGGTAGCTCGTCGAGCGGTAGAACTTCGGCACGGCCCATGGCGCGCCGTAGGTCGCCGTCGGAAAGCGCACGGTGTCGGCCGAGAGGTCGTACGCCTCGCGCGCGATGATGCCGCTCGCCTGATGGTGGCCGTGCCCGTCGGCCGGCGTGCCGCTCCAGATCGCGATGACGACCTGCGGCCGGTAAGCGCGCACGATCTTCACCACGTCGCCGAGCACGCTGTCGTGCGGCCAGTGCTGGAACGTCTCCTCGGCCGACTTCGAGAAGCCGAAGTCGAACGCGCGCGCGAAGAACTGCCGCCCGCCGTCGAGCCGCCGCGCGGCGAGCAGCTCCTCCGTGCGGATGGCGCCCAACGCCTCACCGAGCTCGTTGCCGATCAGGTTCTGGCCGCCGTCGCCGCGCGTGAGCGACAGGTAGCCGGTCTCCGCGTGGCGCCCCTTCGCGAGCAGCGTGATGAGGCGCGTGTCCTCGTCGTCCGGGTGCGCCGCGATGACGAGCACACGCGCCGTCATGCCCAAGCCGTCGACGAGCCGACCCAACGCCGCCGCGCCGCGGTCCTGCGCATGGATCTTCGTCGCGGCCAGCGTCAATGCGGCCGCGCAGAGGAGTCGCTTCATTCGAGTGAGCGTGGAGCGAGGAGCGGGAAGCGTGGACGGGCCTGTTCGCTCCACGCTCCACGCTCCACGCTCGACGCTCGGTTTGGATTACACCGTGGCCGTCTGGCGCGCGGGCTCCGACACGGCGAGGGCCTCCGCGACGATGCGCGCCTGCTCCGCCTTGTGCGCCGACTCGTACCCTTCCGCGGGGCTCGCGCGCTCCGGCCGCCCGACGTAGGTCACGGCGCGGTCGCCGGCGAGGGCGCGCAGGCGCGGCGCGGCGAACGGCCACGCGCCCATGTTCTGCGGCTCCTCCTGCGCCCACACCACCTCGCGCGCGTTCGGATAGCCGCCGAGGAGCGTGGTCAGCTCCTCGGCCGGCCACGGGTACAGCTCCTCCACGCGCACGACGGCGACGTCGTTAGGCACCGAGCCCGCCGTGAGGTCGTAGTACATCTTCGCCGTGCACAGCACCACGCGCCGCACCGCGTCCGCCGCGAGCCCGCGCGGGTCGGGGATCACCGGCTGGAAGCCGCCCTCGGCGAGCTCCGCGAGCCGGCTCGCCGCCGCCGGCAGGCGGAGGAGCGACTTGGGCTGCATGAGCACGAGCGGGCGACGCGTCGAGCGCTTCGCCTGGCGGCGCAGGATGTGGAAGTACTGCGCGGGCGTCGACGGGTACGCGACCTCGATGTTGCCCTCGGCGCAGCTCTGCAGGAACCGCTCGAGGCGCGCCGACGAGTGCTCCGGGCCACCCCCCTCGTAGCCGTGCGGCAGCAGCAGCACGAGCCCCGAGTCGGTGCTCCATTTCGCGCGGTCGGCGACGAGGTACTGGTCGATGATGACCTGCGCGACGTTCACGAAGTCGCCGTACTGCGCCTCCCACAGCGCGAGCGTGTCCGGCGCCGCGACGCTGTAGCCGTAGTCGAAGCCCATCACCGCGGTCTCGGTGAGGGGACTGTTCCACACCTCGAACGCGCCCTTCGCGCCGGGCAGGCTCGCCAGCGGCGTGTGCGTCGCGCCCGTCTTCACGTCGTGGATCACCGCGTTGCGGTGCCCGAACGTGCCGCGCTCCGCGTCCTGTCCGTCGAGCCGCACCGACGTGCCCTCGACGAGCAGCGACGCGAACGCGAGCG
This DNA window, taken from Gemmatirosa kalamazoonensis, encodes the following:
- a CDS encoding GreA/GreB family elongation factor: MIEELKRTLSEEVDRLRHELNVTLPQEIRKAVEHGDLRENSEYKAALERQQFVQARLGHLTQRLSKLSSIDPSQIPEDKVGLGSVVVVEDERTSARETYSLVFGDAVEFQEGHVSMGSPIGRALVGKGVGDLVVLKLPTVTRRLKVVELKTIHQQ
- a CDS encoding DUF421 domain-containing protein — its product is MFFHSWADVARTVVATAVTFALVVVILRVVGAQAIAQMSGYDMVATVTFGSIVATVAVTRGVSVAAGIAALVTLIALQELMRYAQSRWLPAHHAVREPPLVVLWEGQLLEDRLRARRISGDEVRAAVRKMGLASLADVRAVVLENDGEWSVVPRSAPPGDDSAFFGLPIPGWPGNSRSDEGDQAIPTDPRRLP
- a CDS encoding alkaline phosphatase family protein, which produces MSTAEAAAPLVIILVADGARPDSLAAALDAGAAPALARLRDEGALHTVSSVFPSVTGPAYAPFLLGRFPGPVGLPALRWYDRERTRRTAPDHARSYVGAEMRHVDTDLDPAAPTLFELAPTSLGALNVIGRGLPRANRLGRGGRFALRAARTHFRGDVAGWLSIDRDVGAQVAERVRRAAASERPRVVFCALTGIDKTSHARGHDAPLVRQALGIVDETAAELRADAERGGWWGGTHLWIVSDHGHSPVRAHDDLAGAFRALGHRTMAHPFTWVPGADVAVMVSGNAMAHVYVELERRTRPWWPGLAARWDETADALLRRPSVDLLLLPHAADRCEVRAAGRGSAMVERTAGPDGAWRYAYCPIDGDPLGLGGARRCLTDAAALEACGDTDYPDALVQITHLAGAARSGDVIVSAARDWDLRARWEPIPHVSSHGALHREHMLVPLLLNRPPATTPRRTADVMPSALAALGLPVPAGLDGTSYVAPR
- a CDS encoding ANTAR domain-containing response regulator: MADDDGEGRALLVTMLSSLGHEIVAEVGTGRDAVVLAQAASPDVVLLDVHMPDGSGIDAAKEIAAMLPATAVLLFTGDHTLRLSDQDVVETAAISILAKPTPKKTLDSALRLAVAKAQALNAARRDADRARQELEERKVIERAKGVLQRRTKCTEAEAYRIMQRSSQDRSVPMVHVAREVLKSEPGFGA
- a CDS encoding NAD(P)/FAD-dependent oxidoreductase — encoded protein: MVSRPIAGRTGRPHVVIVGGGFGGLTAARALKHADVDVTIVDRVNHHLFQPLLYQVATAVLAPSDITVPIRWVLRRQRNALVLMAEAREIDVERRIVYLDDERRELPYDYLIVAAGARHSYFGHDDWEDTAPGLKSIADAYEMRRRFLMSFELAEKADDPAVRLQYQTFVIVGGGPTGVELVGMIPDTARGFCKDFRRIDASRTRVILIEGGPRLLAAFPESLSARAKRDLEGLGVEVRLGSVVTRVEPDGVYIGDEHIATRTVFWAAGNAASPLGRMLGAPVDRAGRVHVDPDLSIPGHPEVFAVGDLAAYVDRGAPVPGVAPAANQMGAHAAKQIVATLRGEPRAPFRYFNKGDLATIGRHRAVARFGKLELKGWLAWWFWLFVHLLYLVGFRNRVSVLLQWGYAYFTYQRGVRLISGEMTRQRRFGAPADRPAASPPVPGWK
- a CDS encoding ABC transporter ATP-binding protein, producing MPAASLVLQALTRRYPAAVRPALDGLSLDVRPGELVALLGESGAGKTTALRIVAGYERPDAGAVLLDGADVTALPPERRGAGMVFQHHALFPHLSVEENVAFGLAPRGVPAAERSARAARALDGVGLGGTGARPVHALSGGEQQRVALARALVIEPRVLLLDEPLSSLDPALRIAMRDELRAMLQRSHVTALCVTHDQDDAFAIADRVALLRRGRLLQIGTPEALYDHPASRGVAEFIGRAALLPARRDGDGVHLTVRGVTQRAVGIAPADGDGAGRGWLAVLRPEALALAPVDDASAWPGEVVARRFAAGVTVCRVRLDDVHVAELETAERAVPEGARVGVRLVAACVPLVPDTSEPPDA
- a CDS encoding TIGR00730 family Rossman fold protein, whose translation is MDPDRRAAVESQALEGVKERTEQGHRAAGRTPPTEETAGRQKGASRVVDESIRDYPSYVTEDEKLLATPSVQGIAGPADFTRTDPWRVMRIMGEFIEGFDTLSSVERGVTVFGSARTGPDDPQYEAAVEVGRLLADAGFTVVTGAGPGIMEAANKGAKLAGGRSVGCNIELPFEQGANPYVDTLVNFRYFFVRKTMFIKYSVAFIIFPGGFGTLDELFEAVTLIQTGKIYQFPVVLFGRHYWAGLIRWLQTRVLSEGKISPGDIDLMVLTDDPREAVDAVVQAYHAQIITAQSRA